The Nitrospinota bacterium genome contains the following window.
TATTAAAAAATATCTCCTGCCACTGCCTTACCATTCCTAGATATCCGTTATTTATGATAGCAATCTTCACTGGCAGATTATATTCTATTGCTGTAGCTAATTCCTGCATATTCATTTGAAAACTACCATCTCCACTAATACTGAAAACTAAGCTCTTTGGAAATGCCACCTGCGCACCAAGGGCAGCAGGAAAACCATAACCCATTGTTCCCAAGCCACCTGATGTGAGCCATGTTCTCGGCTTTATAAACTTATAGTACTGGGCTATCCACATCTGATGTTGACCCACGTCTGATGCAATAATCGCATTTCCTTTTGTCAGGTCATAAATCTGCTCTATTACATACTGGGGTTTAATCTTTGACTTTCCTTGTTTATAAGCAAGAGGAAAGGTTTTTCTCCATTTCTCAATTTGATTCAACCACGGCTGATGATCCTTCTTCCAATTGTTTTCTTCTTTTTTCACTATGGTAAGCAACTTATTCAAAACATCCTTTGAATCGCCCACGATAGGAATATTAACAGGAACATTTTTACTAATAGAGGTAGGATCGATATCAATATGGATCACTACTGCATCTTGAGCAAATTCATCGAGCTTTCCTGTAATTCTATCATCAAACCTTGCACCGATAGCAATAATAAGATCAGCCTCTACCATTGCCATATTTGCCCTGTATGTGCCGTGCATCCCTAACATTCCCAAAGAAAGCTTATGATCTTCAGGAAAAGCCCCAAGCCCCATAAGAGTTGTCGTGACAGGGGTTTGGGTCAACACAGCCAATTGCTTCAATTCATCAGAGGCCTCAGAAAGAATGACCCCTCCTCCTACATAGATTACTGGTCTCTTCGCCTGAACCAAAGCTTTAGAAACCCTCTTGATCTGTCCCATATGACCAGAATAAGTAGGATTATAACTCCTTATCTTTGCTTCTTTAGGATAATCAAACTCTGTCTTATCAGTTACAACATCCTTTGGCAGATCGACTAAAACAGGACCTGGTTTCCCTGTGCTGGCTATATAGAAAGCCTCTTTAATTGTTTTTGCCAGTTCATTAACATCCTTTACGAGATAACTATGCTTTGTACAGGGCCTTGTTATACCAATAATATCTGCCTCTTGGAAGGCATCATTCCCTATAACAGAGGTAGGAACCTGCCCTGTAAAGACTACAATCGGTATAGCATCCATGTAGGCAGTGGTAATCCCCGTTACCGTGTTTGTAGCACCCGGACCAGAGGTTACGATACAGACCCCTGTTTTTCCTGATGCTCTTGCAAATCCATCAGCTGCATGAACAGCGCCCTGTTCGTGGCGGTTAAGTATAAGTTTTATCGGGGAGCCTAACAACACATCAAAGATATTCAACACAGCTCCACCAGGAATTCCAAAAACAGTCTTCACCCCTTCTTTCAAAAGACTCTCGATAAATATCTCAGCCCCTGTCAATTTCATTTCTGTATCACTCCTTTACTCTTTTAAGGTGAGACCTTTAAAACAGCACCTGTACTCGCGGAGGTTACTAGCTTGGCATATCTCAGGAGATATCCTCTATTTATCTTGGGCTTTGGTGGTTTCCAATCTTTCAAGCGCTTCTTCAACTCACTTTCTTCCAACTTAACATCCACTCTCTGATTCTGGATATCTATCGTTATCGTATCACCATTTTTAACAATAGCTATAGGACCACCAGCCATGGCTTCAGGAGATATATGACCAATACATGGTCCTCTTGTAGCTCCTGAAAAACGCCCATCTGTCAAGAGGGCAACCGATTCTCCCATGCCTCTTCCCATGATTGCTGCTGTCGGTGATAACATTTCTCTCATGCCAGGACCGCCCTTTGGACCTTCGTACCTAATAACCACGACATCTCCTGGGTTTATTTTCCCTCCAAAGATAGCCTTTGACGCCTCTTCTTCAGAATTAAATACCCGTGCAGGACCACTATGTTTAAACATCTTCTTTGATACTCCTGAACGTTTTATAACAGCTCCATCAGGTGCAAGATTACCCCAAAGGATTGACAGTCCTCCTCTTTTATCATATGGATCATCACAGGTTCTAATAACGTCTCTTCTCAAAACCTTAGATCTCTTTAAGTTTTCTCCAACCGTCTTTCCTGTAACGGTCATGGCCTTTTTACGGATCAAACCCTTTTTAGACACCTCTTTCATCAAGGCCTGAACCCCACCTGCTTCATACAGATCTTGTAAGTGATGGCTCCCTGCTGGACTAAGTTTAGCGAGCAATGGGGTTTTTTCACTTATCTTATGAAAAAGGTCCAAATCAAAACTGATACCTGCCTCATCGGCAATAGCAAGAAGATGGAGAATCGTATTTGTTGAGCAACCAACAGCCATATCAAAAGCAATGGCATTTCGTATTGCATCCATCGTAACGATATCCCTTGGTTTTATATCCTTTGCAATCAGCTTCATCACCTGCATACCCGCCTCTTTAGCAAGTCGATACCGAGCAGACATGGGT
Protein-coding sequences here:
- the ilvB gene encoding biosynthetic-type acetolactate synthase large subunit, producing MKLTGAEIFIESLLKEGVKTVFGIPGGAVLNIFDVLLGSPIKLILNRHEQGAVHAADGFARASGKTGVCIVTSGPGATNTVTGITTAYMDAIPIVVFTGQVPTSVIGNDAFQEADIIGITRPCTKHSYLVKDVNELAKTIKEAFYIASTGKPGPVLVDLPKDVVTDKTEFDYPKEAKIRSYNPTYSGHMGQIKRVSKALVQAKRPVIYVGGGVILSEASDELKQLAVLTQTPVTTTLMGLGAFPEDHKLSLGMLGMHGTYRANMAMVEADLIIAIGARFDDRITGKLDEFAQDAVVIHIDIDPTSISKNVPVNIPIVGDSKDVLNKLLTIVKKEENNWKKDHQPWLNQIEKWRKTFPLAYKQGKSKIKPQYVIEQIYDLTKGNAIIASDVGQHQMWIAQYYKFIKPRTWLTSGGLGTMGYGFPAALGAQVAFPKSLVFSISGDGSFQMNMQELATAIEYNLPVKIAIINNGYLGMVRQWQEIFFNKRYSYSDIAVAPDFVKLAEAFGAVGLRAEKPQDVKRILKKAIATPKPVVMDFIVEREENVYPMVPSGKSIKDMLLA
- the ilvD gene encoding dihydroxy-acid dehydratase gives rise to the protein MRSDLMKKGVARAPHRSLMKSLGLTDEEINQPIIGIANSFTEIIPGHIHLNNLVKAVKEGIRLKGGTPIEFDTIGVCDGIAMNHLGMLYSLPSREVIADSIEIMSIAHPFDGLVFITNCDKIVPGMLMAALRINIPSVVVSGGPMLSGKFQERDVDVATVFEAVGAVQAKKMTKKELEELEESACPTCGSCAGMFTANSMNCLTEALGMGLPGNGTIPAPMSARYRLAKEAGMQVMKLIAKDIKPRDIVTMDAIRNAIAFDMAVGCSTNTILHLLAIADEAGISFDLDLFHKISEKTPLLAKLSPAGSHHLQDLYEAGGVQALMKEVSKKGLIRKKAMTVTGKTVGENLKRSKVLRRDVIRTCDDPYDKRGGLSILWGNLAPDGAVIKRSGVSKKMFKHSGPARVFNSEEEASKAIFGGKINPGDVVVIRYEGPKGGPGMREMLSPTAAIMGRGMGESVALLTDGRFSGATRGPCIGHISPEAMAGGPIAIVKNGDTITIDIQNQRVDVKLEESELKKRLKDWKPPKPKINRGYLLRYAKLVTSASTGAVLKVSP